The genomic window GGGGCAAAATGATAAAATCGGGTCCTCCCCGGGAAATTTTCGGAGACTACAGGGGACTTACCGCCATGGGGCTGGGTATACCTCAGATTACTGAACTTATGCTGAGATTGAGGGAAAAAGGCAAGGCCGTCGCGGGGGATATTTTAACGGTGGAAGAAGCCGGGGTCGAGATTTTGAAGGCCATAAGGAGGAAGGGCAGTGCGTGAGATAACCATAGGTCAGTATATACCGGGGAATTCCATAGTGCATCGCCTGGACCCCAGGACAAAAATCATAATAACCCTGGTTTATATGATTCTGCTGTTCATTTTAAACAATTTTGAGGGTTATCTATTCCCCATAGTCTTCATACTGCTGGCATCGGTGCTTTCGGGAATATCCCTGCGATACATGGTTAAAGGCTTGAGGCCTCTCATAGTGATAATAGTATTAACCTTTATTTTAAATGTATTCATGATCAAGGGAACCGTACTTTATCAGATAGGTCCCTTTGATGTGACGTACGAGGGTCTGTACCAGGGGTCCTTTATGGCTATAAGGCTGGTGCTGCTCATTGTTGGTACATCGCTGCTGACACTGACCACATCCCCTATAGCGTTGACCGATGGTATTGAAAAGTTGCTTTCGCCTGCCAAAAAGATTGGAGTTCCTGCTCATGAACTGGCCATGATGATGACCATAGCATTGAGGTTTATTCCCACACTTTTGGAGGAAACCGACAAGATCATGAAGGCCCAGATGGCTCGGGGAGCAGACTTCGAAAGCGGAAACATAATAAGGCGGGCAAAAAACATGGTGCCGCTGCTGGTGCCGCTGTTCATCAGTGCCTTCAGGAGGGCCGACGACCTGGCCATGGCCATGGAAGCCCGGTGCTACCGGGGAGGGGAAAACAGGACCCGCATGAAAGAACTGAGAATGTCCAGGCTTGATTTTATAACATATATAGTTTTTTTGATTATTGTTCTGGGTGGAATAGCCAGCCGCTTTATATGGTAGGTGGAGGCTTATGAATGTAAAGATACTTCTGGAATATGACGGTACCAATTACCACGGCTGGCAGAGGCAGAAAAACGCCAGGTCCATCCAGGAAGTGCTGGAAGAAGCCATAAGTGCCATAACGGGAGAAAAAATCAGGGTCACCGGAGCGGGTAGAACCGATGCCGGAGTGCATGCCGCCGGGCAGGTGGCCAATTTCAAGACCAATACCCGCATACCGGTGGAAAAACTGCCCTATGCCATAAACAGCAGGCTTCCGGATGATATAGTGGTCAAAGAAGCCCGGATGGTACCAGAAGAATTTCATGCAAGACTTTCAGCAAAGGCCAAGGTCTACAGCTACACCATTTATAACGCTCCCTTTCCGTCGCCGCTTTTGCGTAATTACACTTACTTTTTTCCACTACCCCTGGACATGGGCGCCATGAAAGAAGCGGCGAGCCAATTTGTGGGATTGCATGATTTTTCGGCTTTCAGGGCGTCAGGGAGTCCCGTGAAGTCTTCGGTGAGGCAGATTAACCGCCTTGAGATTAACCGCTGTCAGGACCTTATAAAAATTGAAATTGAAGCCAATGGTTTTTTATACAACATGGTAAGGATCATAGCCGGGACACTGCTGGATGCAGGACTCCACAAGATCAACCCCGGGGAAGTGGCATCAATCATCAGGTCCGGCGACAGAGATAGAGCGGGAAAGACCCTTCCACCGCAGGGGTTATGCCTTTTGAAAGTGGTATATTAACGGCTTGACACAAAATTTAACGTATAATAAAATAATTCTATGGTTTCACGAGGAGGGAAAAAGATGAGCACGTTCATGGCAAAAAAGGAAGAAGTTAAAAGAGACTGGTTCGTAATAGACGCCACGGACAAACCTCTGGGGAGGTTGGCGGCTAAGGTGGCCATGATTTTGAGGGGAAAACATAAACCCACATATACTCCCCATGTTGATACAGGCGACCACGTGATAATAGTGAATGCAGATAAAGTGGTGCTTACGGGAAAAAAGCTGGATAAAAAGCTGTATATCCGCCATTCCATGTATCCCGGCGGCATCAAGACCGAAACTTACCGGAGTTTCCTGAAAAGGAGTCCTGAAAAGGCCGTATACAAGGCCATCTGGGGCATGCTTCCGCACAACTCCCTGGGCCGCAGAATGATTAAAAAATTGAGGATTTACAGAGGTCAGGAACATCCTCACGAAGCACAGCAGCCGAAGTC from Biomaibacter acetigenes includes these protein-coding regions:
- a CDS encoding energy-coupling factor transporter transmembrane component T family protein, producing MREITIGQYIPGNSIVHRLDPRTKIIITLVYMILLFILNNFEGYLFPIVFILLASVLSGISLRYMVKGLRPLIVIIVLTFILNVFMIKGTVLYQIGPFDVTYEGLYQGSFMAIRLVLLIVGTSLLTLTTSPIALTDGIEKLLSPAKKIGVPAHELAMMMTIALRFIPTLLEETDKIMKAQMARGADFESGNIIRRAKNMVPLLVPLFISAFRRADDLAMAMEARCYRGGENRTRMKELRMSRLDFITYIVFLIIVLGGIASRFIW
- the truA gene encoding tRNA pseudouridine(38-40) synthase TruA; the protein is MNVKILLEYDGTNYHGWQRQKNARSIQEVLEEAISAITGEKIRVTGAGRTDAGVHAAGQVANFKTNTRIPVEKLPYAINSRLPDDIVVKEARMVPEEFHARLSAKAKVYSYTIYNAPFPSPLLRNYTYFFPLPLDMGAMKEAASQFVGLHDFSAFRASGSPVKSSVRQINRLEINRCQDLIKIEIEANGFLYNMVRIIAGTLLDAGLHKINPGEVASIIRSGDRDRAGKTLPPQGLCLLKVVY
- the rplM gene encoding 50S ribosomal protein L13 yields the protein MSTFMAKKEEVKRDWFVIDATDKPLGRLAAKVAMILRGKHKPTYTPHVDTGDHVIIVNADKVVLTGKKLDKKLYIRHSMYPGGIKTETYRSFLKRSPEKAVYKAIWGMLPHNSLGRRMIKKLRIYRGQEHPHEAQQPKSLSVDI